A stretch of the Crocinitomicaceae bacterium genome encodes the following:
- a CDS encoding cytochrome c has protein sequence MPDMYRSPSIEAYVDYAEVRGLFRPELVTDAVAFIPPAGTIPYNGQGEFAQVMMPYVHGAPIGSDKTHGLYGVWQDTVGYASSAFDKNPIPYSDDVVAEGKILYGSYCVHCHGESGDGQGSVVVNSNGKYPPPPSYSGPLKDLPAGKIFYSITYGKGMMGSHASQLSKEERWKVVHYVEKLQGKQQGVALSDTTVVVGDAELAPADGAHHNN, from the coding sequence ATGCCTGATATGTACCGTTCTCCTTCTATTGAAGCTTATGTTGATTATGCAGAAGTGAGGGGATTATTCAGACCTGAATTAGTAACTGATGCGGTTGCTTTTATTCCTCCGGCTGGTACTATTCCGTACAATGGGCAGGGTGAATTTGCTCAAGTAATGATGCCGTACGTGCACGGTGCGCCAATTGGTTCTGACAAAACGCATGGTTTGTATGGGGTATGGCAAGATACTGTTGGTTATGCCTCTTCAGCTTTTGATAAAAATCCAATTCCATATTCTGACGACGTGGTTGCTGAAGGTAAAATACTTTACGGATCATACTGCGTTCACTGTCATGGTGAATCTGGAGATGGACAAGGGTCTGTGGTTGTAAACAGCAATGGTAAATATCCGCCGCCGCCATCCTACAGTGGCCCATTGAAAGATCTTCCTGCTGGTAAAATATTCTATTCAATTACTTATGGTAAAGGAATGATGGGATCTCACGCTTCCCAATTAAGCAAAGAGGAGCGCTGGAAAGTGGTACATTATGTTGAAAAACTACAAGGCAAACAACAAGGTGTTGCGTTATCTGATACTACGGTGGTAGTGGGTGACGCTGAGCTAGCTCCTGCTGATGGAGCTCATCACAATAATTAA
- a CDS encoding quinol:cytochrome C oxidoreductase — MVHIDDEQFKTRILSNLLIDGFYFFAIALGALFFLALQYATETGWSVAIKRVVEGVASYVLVGMVVLIALFAYLTFTGGGYSDLHGHHLGHIYSWMDPTVVSSDEIIQNKAPFLTTWFFWAATGLYFLVYFLFYTGFRKRSKQEDIEGGLKIHYKNYVKGAIFLVLFGYFSSTSTWHWLMSIDAHWFSTLYGWYVFGGMWCTSMTAIMLVILYLKKNGYLQQVNDSHIHDVGKWIFATSFLWSYLFFSQYMLYWYANIPEEVIYYDFRIENYKFTYWAMFAVNFIIPMLILMSREAKRHAGVLSVVCVIILIGHWADVYMLVTPGTMGEYGCIGFIEVGLLLLFAGVFTLVVLSTLTKAPLMPKNHPYLDESKHHEI, encoded by the coding sequence ATGGTACACATTGATGACGAACAATTTAAAACACGTATTCTTTCAAATTTATTGATTGACGGATTTTACTTTTTCGCTATTGCGTTAGGCGCTCTCTTTTTCCTTGCGCTCCAGTATGCCACTGAAACAGGCTGGTCTGTTGCAATTAAACGTGTTGTTGAGGGCGTAGCTTCGTATGTGTTGGTTGGTATGGTTGTGTTAATTGCTCTTTTTGCATACCTGACATTTACAGGTGGCGGATATTCTGACTTACATGGTCACCATTTGGGTCATATATATTCATGGATGGACCCTACCGTTGTTAGTTCAGATGAAATAATTCAAAATAAAGCTCCTTTCTTAACTACCTGGTTCTTCTGGGCGGCAACGGGCTTGTATTTTCTAGTTTATTTCTTGTTTTATACAGGATTTAGAAAGCGGAGCAAACAAGAAGATATTGAAGGTGGTCTTAAAATTCACTACAAAAACTATGTAAAAGGTGCCATTTTTCTGGTGCTTTTTGGATACTTCTCTTCAACTTCTACATGGCATTGGTTAATGTCTATTGATGCTCATTGGTTTTCTACGCTCTATGGATGGTATGTTTTTGGAGGTATGTGGTGTACTTCAATGACGGCTATTATGCTGGTTATTCTTTATCTTAAAAAGAATGGATATTTGCAACAAGTAAATGACAGCCATATTCATGATGTCGGTAAATGGATATTTGCAACAAGTTTCTTGTGGTCGTATCTTTTCTTCTCGCAATATATGCTTTACTGGTATGCAAATATCCCAGAAGAAGTAATTTACTATGATTTCAGAATAGAGAATTACAAGTTTACGTACTGGGCAATGTTTGCCGTAAACTTTATTATTCCAATGTTGATTTTGATGTCAAGAGAAGCTAAACGTCATGCTGGAGTTTTATCTGTCGTGTGTGTGATCATTTTAATTGGTCATTGGGCTGATGTGTATATGCTTGTCACTCCCGGAACAATGGGTGAGTATGGATGTATTGGATTCATTGAAGTTGGTTTGCTTTTATTGTTTGCAGGTGTGTTTACACTTGTAGTACTTTCAACACTTACCAAAGCTCCATTGATGCCAAAAAATCACCCATATTTGGACGAAAGTAAACATCACGAAATTTAA
- a CDS encoding cytochrome c oxidase subunit II, producing the protein MEIKFIVLVVIVLTAIAIAQLMRVYELSSKIRNKKEEDIEVPTNNFNAFLMMAFLAVFFGSGVYMLFKYGNGLLPEAASEHGQEVDWLFNVNWAIIFTVFLVTNFLLFFFAYKYAYNPNRKAYYFTHDNRLELLWTIVPASALAVIIILGLMTWNKMTGKPSDNAVIVELYAEQFNWTARYSGDDNKLGFADYKLVTTFSQNPNPLGVITTSNIEWRLKELDSTIHAMHMDIAAEDNNEKVFSVATSEKMRSKVEKLERIRERVATMQGMYSDSTDMIAQDDFIAKELFLIKDQEYQFILRSRDVLHSAYFPHFRAQMNCVPGQRTKLKFKPIFTTEEMREKTGNPEFNYVLLCNKICGESHSNMRMNVIVGTAEEFVVWKEEGNTALVVASK; encoded by the coding sequence ATGGAGATTAAGTTTATTGTATTGGTTGTAATTGTGCTAACGGCAATTGCCATTGCACAGCTCATGCGCGTGTATGAGTTATCCTCAAAAATCAGAAATAAAAAAGAAGAGGATATTGAGGTACCCACAAATAATTTCAACGCATTCCTGATGATGGCTTTTCTTGCCGTATTCTTTGGCAGCGGAGTGTACATGTTATTTAAATACGGAAACGGATTGCTGCCTGAAGCGGCTTCTGAACACGGACAAGAAGTGGATTGGTTATTCAATGTAAATTGGGCAATTATTTTCACGGTTTTTCTTGTGACTAACTTCTTGTTGTTCTTCTTTGCTTATAAATATGCATACAACCCAAACAGAAAAGCGTATTATTTCACGCATGATAACAGACTGGAGTTGTTATGGACCATCGTGCCAGCAAGTGCTTTGGCGGTAATTATCATTCTAGGTTTGATGACTTGGAATAAAATGACGGGAAAACCTTCTGACAATGCTGTGATAGTTGAACTATATGCAGAGCAATTCAATTGGACTGCGCGTTATTCTGGTGATGACAACAAGCTTGGCTTCGCTGACTATAAATTAGTTACGACATTCTCTCAGAATCCCAATCCGTTGGGTGTTATAACAACATCAAACATTGAATGGAGATTGAAGGAACTTGACAGTACAATTCACGCAATGCACATGGATATTGCTGCGGAAGATAATAATGAAAAAGTTTTTTCAGTTGCGACTTCCGAAAAAATGAGATCAAAAGTTGAAAAATTGGAGCGTATTCGCGAACGAGTTGCTACAATGCAGGGTATGTATTCTGATTCAACAGATATGATTGCACAAGATGATTTCATCGCAAAAGAATTATTTTTAATTAAAGATCAAGAATATCAATTCATTCTGCGTTCAAGAGATGTATTGCACTCTGCGTATTTCCCTCATTTTAGAGCTCAAATGAATTGCGTGCCGGGTCAAAGAACCAAGTTGAAGTTTAAGCCTATTTTCACGACAGAAGAAATGCGTGAAAAAACAGGTAATCCTGAATTTAACTATGTTTTACTGTGCAACAAAATCTGTGGTGAATCGCACTCAAATATGAGAATGAATGTGATTGTTGGAACTGCAGAAGAGTTTGTAGTATGGAAAGAAGAGGGAAATACAGCCCTCGTTGTAGCGTCTAAATAA